In Candidatus Goldiibacteriota bacterium, the following proteins share a genomic window:
- a CDS encoding PIN domain-containing protein produces the protein MEKIQMKTVLFDANVILDIHLARKGSYNASMAAVAAAKRHGLKTYLSSVSISIIHYIIEKETNRTNAIKILEKIRMLFDIAPVDAKTVDMAIVSDFKDFEDALQYYSAIGVKADCIITGNKKDYKHSAIPVLAPEEFQLYLNR, from the coding sequence ATGGAAAAAATACAGATGAAAACTGTTCTTTTTGACGCCAACGTAATACTGGATATCCATCTTGCAAGAAAGGGTTCGTATAACGCTTCAATGGCTGCGGTAGCGGCGGCAAAAAGGCATGGCCTGAAAACGTATCTGTCATCTGTAAGCATTAGTATAATTCATTATATTATTGAAAAAGAAACAAACAGGACTAATGCAATAAAAATTCTGGAAAAAATCCGGATGCTTTTTGATATAGCGCCTGTTGACGCGAAAACTGTTGATATGGCTATAGTATCTGATTTTAAAGACTTTGAAGACGCGCTGCAGTACTATTCGGCAATCGGCGTAAAGGCGGACTGCATTATAACAGGTAATAAAAAAGACTATAAACACTCAGCCATTCCTGTTTTAGCTCCCGAAGAATTTCAACTTTATTTAAACAGATGA